The following coding sequences lie in one Chanos chanos chromosome 4, fChaCha1.1, whole genome shotgun sequence genomic window:
- the mavs gene encoding mitochondrial antiviral-signaling protein produces MAYVNDKLYQNVVRPKMARLASVVRVREILPHLTCLTLSDQEEIEAKRETVGNYNAMQLLLDNLRRRENWPDVFIRALYECEHHELADEISGAYNALTGRTNQRAAASDPTPAPAAPSATVTTATVHAAPASTLPLPAPSQQNPPLQAVAPRSEPLPDVASPVAPPSAASQAPAPLPPEPTPPQESVPQAVAAPSLLQTTTPQISAPSTASQSQTDAPSSQVAANDPVSVPQVVTPPSSVPEASAPSLDAAPEQTAPLDSDPHATTPPPVSTLQNQSSIEVSETPKPGEAAEIHQPQLNSDIPAGPPVAPASTNAQPQSTNLPSATAPAQTTDFQEEDSLPVAVPETHSSVSHPIQDTNPPEKDSSEHQEPEESSDPTMYQPVESEHQNQESNASTIQDTTDAAVGPVPTCVAPAGAEGMVSEEEEEFSKPGTLQSMPAQRETAHTVAPLEPVTEEPCSVTSDDLEISRSTVTMQTCQDTVRTPPVVDENPEAAEEPVPDFNSKIGASGDAASDSVTTHEATLTPCQENGLGGDRLSSLNQPIEDHYESVCQSLQSETLVNIVQVSEEPSIQNLDGQPLSNLVNDVHVSKEVHAVNHDSHAENVIDQDVSIVPDDQSPPDLGNIDHVNQQALPVVDPPAHGESAVVSSLEPKVTGLNVPMPEPNANPQKELQSIQEQREAVMNEGENRQLQPNHYLIAAGAVGVALLMAWKLKN; encoded by the exons GAAGAGATAGAAGCTAAGAGAGAAACTGTGGGGAACTATAATGCTATGCAGCTGTTGCTGGACAACCTTCGACGAAGGGAGAACTGGCCTGATGTTTTCATTAGAGCACTGTATGAATGCGAACACCATGAACTGGCTGATGAAATAAGTGGTGCTTATAATGCCCTGACAGGACGCACCA ATCAAAGAGCAGCTGCTTCTGATCCCACTCCTGCTCCTGCCGCTCCCTCGGCAACCGTCACCACAGCAACAGTCCATGCTGCTCCCGCCTCTACCCTCCCCTTGCCAGCCCCCTCGCAACAGAATCCCCCACTCCAGGCAGTTGCCCCTCGCTCGGAGCCCTTGCCCGACGTAGCTTCCCCGGTTGCTCCTCCATCTGCTGCTTCACAGGCTCCAGCTCCTCTTCCACCTGAACCAACTCCTCCTCAAGAGTCCGTCCCACAGGCTGTTGCAGCTCCCTCACTCCTCCAAACCACTACTCCCCAAATCTCCGCCCCGTCGACAGCCTCGCAGTCCCAGACAGATGCACCATCCTCACAGGTTGCTGCCAATGACCCTGTCTCAGTACCTCAGGTTGTGACTCCTCCTTCTTCGGTGCCTGAGGCATCTGCACCTTCTCTCGACGCAGCACCTGAGCAAACCGCTCCCTTAGATTCTGACCCACATGCTACCACCCCTCCTCCAGTCTCCACACTCCAAAACCAATCTTCTATTGAGGTGAGtgagacccccaaacctggggAGGCTGCAGAGATCCACCAACCACAATTAAACTCTGACATACCTGCTGGCCCACCCGTGGCACCTGCTTCAACGAATGCACAACCCCAGTCCACTAACCTCCCTTCAGCCACTGCCCCTGCCCAAACTACTGACTTCCAGGAGGAAGACTCATTGCCAGTGGCAGTTCCAGAGACCCACAGCTCTGTCAGTCACCCTATACAAGACACCAACCCACCTGAAAAAGACAGCAGTGAACATCAGGAACCAGAGGAGAGTTCTGACCCAACCATGtatcag cCTGTGGAGAGTGAACACCAAAATCAGGAGTCAAATGCAAGTACAATCCAGGACACAACCGATGCTGCTGTAGGGCCAGTGCCTACCTGTGTAGCCCCTGCTGGCGCAGAGGGCATGGTTtcggaggaggaagaggaattCAGTAAACCTGGTACACTCCAAAGCATGCCAGCCCAGCGGGAGACTGCACATACTGTTGCTCCATTGGAGCCTGTAACTGAAGAGCCATGCTCTGTGACATCTGATGACCTGGAGATAAGCAGGTCCACAGTGACAATGCAGACTTGTCAGGACACCGTCAGGACTCCTCCTGTTGTGGATGAAAATCCTGAGGCAGCAGAAGAGCCCGTCCCCGATTTCAACTCCAAGATCGGTGCTTCTGGTGACGCTGCCTCTGACTCTGTCACCACCCATGAAGCCACATTAACACCATGTCAAGAGAATGGCCTCGGCGGTGACCGCCTCTCATCTCTCAACCAGCCAATAGAAGATCACTATGAGTCTGTTTGTCAGAGTTTGCAGTCAGAGACGCTGGTGAACATAGTCCAGGTGTCTGAAGAGCCCTCAATCCAGAACCTAGATGGTCAGCCATTGAGCAACCTTGTAAATGATGTTCACGTCTCCAAAGAAGTGCACGCCGTGAACCATGACAGCCATGCTGAGAATGTGATCGATCAAGACGTTTCCATTGTGCCAGATGATCAGTCACCTCCGGACCTGGGAAATATAGACCATGTGAATCAGCAGGCTCTTCCTGTTGTTGATCCACCTGCCCATGGAGAGTCAGCTGTTGTTAGCTCCCTGGAGCCAAAAGTTACAGGCTTAAATGTCCCAATGCCAGAGCCCAATGCCAACCCACAGAAGGAGCTGCAGAGCATACAGGAGCAAAGAGAGGCAGTgatgaatgagggagagaacaggCAGCTCCAACCAAACCATTACCTTATAGCTGCCGGTGCTGTTGGTGTAGCCCTTTTAATGGCCTGGAAGCTGAAAAATTAG
- the pank2 gene encoding pantothenate kinase 2, mitochondrial, with protein sequence MELNGYHCDEGGTAESEDEDTVRPSQTRPWKNTAKSPIATAEIDSAVAVGGAISEQRTSNSTSPRQRIDSLKKNRPPFPWFGMDIGGTLVKLVYFEPKDITAEEEQEEVESLKSIRRYLTSHTAYGKTGIRDVHLELPELTLCGRTGSLHFIRFPTHELPIFLQMGRDKHFSSLHTTLCATGGGAYKYEEDFRTMADLQLLKLDELDCLIKGVLYIDSVVSRGPSECYYYENPTDPEHCEQRPYNLENPYPLLLVNIGSGVSILAVYSKDNYKRVTGTSLGGGTFLGLCCLLTGCSTFEEALEMASRGESTRVDKLVRDIYGGDYERFGLPGWAVASSFGNMMCKEKRESISKEDLARATLVTITNNIGSITRMCAANEKIERVVFVGNFLRVNTLSMKLLAYALDYWSKGQLKALFLRHEGYFGAVGALLELFNPSS encoded by the exons ATGGAGTTGAACGGTTATCACTGTGATGAGGGAGGAACGGCAGAGTCCGAAGACGAAGATACGGTGCGACCAAGTCAGACTCGTCCATGGAAAAACACAGCGAAAAGCCCCATTGCTACCGCGGAAATAGATTCCGCCGTCGCCGTCGGAGGCGCCATCAGCGAGCAGCGCACGTCTAACTCGACCTCGCCGAGGCAAAGGATTGACTCGCTGAAGAAAAACAGGCCGC CATTCCCCTGGTTTGGTATGGACATTGGTGGCACGTTGGTGAAGCTGGTGTATTTCGAGCCAAAAGACATCACGGCggaggaagagcaggaggaggtggagagtcTGAAGAGCATCCGCCGCTACCTCACTTCGCACACGGCCTATGGCAAGACGGGCATTAGAGACGTGCATCTGGAGCTTCCCGAGCTGACGCTGTGTGGCCGCACCGGCAGCCTGCACTTCATCCGCTTCCCCACACATGAGTTGCCCATCTTCCTGCAGATGGGCAGGGACAAGCATTTCTCCAGCCTACACACCACACTCTGTGCCACTGGTGGTGGTGCCTACAAATACGAGGAAGATTTTCGAACg ATGGCGGACCTACAGTTGCTAAAGCTGGATGAGTTGGACTGCCTGATCAAGGGGGTTCTCTACATCGACTCAGTTGTGTCCAGGGGCCCCTCCGAGTGCTACTACTACGAAAACCCTACGGACCCAGAACACTGTGAGCAGAGACCATACAACCTGGAGAACCCTTACCCTCTTCTGCTGGTCAACATTGGTTCAGGGGTCAGCATCCTTGCTGTCTACTCCAAAGACAACTACAAACGCGTCACTGGAACCAG CCTTGGTGGTGGTACATTCCTGGGGCTGTGCTGCTTGCTTACTGGCTGCTCTACGTTTGAGGAAGCTCTGGAAATGGCTTCTCGAGGGGAGAGCACACGCGTGGACAAACTGGTCAGAGATATCTATGGGGGTGACTACGAGAGGTTTGGTTTGCCAGGATGGGCTGTCGCCTCCAG ttttggGAACATGATGTGCAAAGAGAAGAGGGAGTCAATCTCTAAGGAGGATCTGGCCAGAGCTACACTCGTCACCATCACAAACAACATTGGTTCCATCACACGCATGTGCGCAGCTAATGAG AAAATCGAGAGGGTTGTGTTTGTGGGCAACTTCTTGCGGGTCAACACATTATCCATGAAACTGTTGGCTTATGCCTTGGACTACTGGAGTAAAGGCCAACTCAAAGCCTTATTTCTGAGACACGAG ggctATTTTGGAGCGGTTGGAGCACTCTTGGAACTATTTAATCCGTCCTCGTAG